One genomic region from Arthrobacter sp. FB24 encodes:
- a CDS encoding C40 family peptidase codes for MGLTGSGRKAAVLCTAVVLLGSLALPAGAAPLPRTAVAALSVPASPEIPSPEEIAAAKASESATADQVTRIDRILADAAAAQEASFAAAMQANNAYGDALVTLAIRRDSATLASARAASAEAEQAKTRKQVGQLAGDLYRNGGLNPALSTFVSGNGEVLKQAATLEAISASRSRAFEAAENAASAAKSLTAAADDANRAADDAARTAEDRKVEAERANAAQAKAVSEAKAQRTVLVDQLANLKNTTVALESARVDALDRQRAQERLAAVTAAAAAQAATQDSAAQTRPAAPAPAAPAAPAPAPPAPAAPAPANPAPPAPAPPAPPAPAPAPAAPEPVTPAPVVPAPAPAPVPAPSPGGSNQTAISVALSKVGSPYFYKYGGSGPLGFDCSGLVQNAFAAAGKYLPRTAAQQYAQAPVHVPLSQALPGDLLVWGSAPDFYHVGIYLGGGRVVQALNPEDGITVTDLAWMAGMQLHPTVARY; via the coding sequence ATGGGTTTGACCGGATCCGGCCGCAAAGCGGCTGTGCTGTGCACCGCCGTCGTACTCCTCGGATCCCTCGCCCTGCCGGCCGGGGCTGCGCCACTTCCGCGGACCGCAGTGGCCGCCCTGAGCGTTCCGGCCTCACCGGAAATCCCCTCTCCCGAAGAGATCGCGGCAGCCAAAGCCAGCGAAAGCGCGACGGCGGACCAGGTCACCAGAATCGACCGCATCCTGGCGGACGCGGCCGCCGCCCAGGAAGCAAGCTTTGCCGCCGCCATGCAGGCCAACAATGCCTACGGCGATGCCCTGGTCACCTTGGCGATCCGCCGGGATTCAGCCACGCTCGCCTCAGCGAGGGCAGCCTCCGCCGAGGCTGAACAGGCAAAAACCCGCAAGCAGGTAGGACAGCTGGCCGGGGACCTGTACCGCAACGGCGGACTCAATCCGGCGCTGAGCACATTTGTCAGCGGTAACGGCGAAGTGTTGAAGCAGGCCGCCACACTGGAAGCCATCTCCGCAAGCCGCAGCCGGGCATTTGAGGCGGCCGAAAACGCCGCTTCGGCGGCCAAGTCCCTGACCGCCGCGGCGGACGACGCCAACCGCGCCGCAGATGACGCGGCCAGAACGGCGGAGGACCGCAAGGTTGAAGCCGAACGCGCCAACGCCGCCCAGGCGAAGGCCGTGTCCGAGGCGAAGGCCCAGCGGACCGTGCTGGTTGACCAGCTGGCAAACCTCAAGAACACTACGGTGGCACTCGAATCCGCCCGGGTCGATGCCCTGGACCGCCAGCGCGCCCAGGAACGGCTGGCTGCCGTCACCGCCGCCGCGGCCGCCCAGGCTGCGACGCAGGACTCCGCTGCACAGACCAGGCCCGCCGCACCGGCCCCGGCCGCACCCGCAGCACCCGCCCCGGCGCCGCCGGCACCTGCTGCCCCTGCGCCTGCGAATCCGGCACCGCCAGCACCAGCTCCTCCTGCACCGCCGGCTCCTGCGCCCGCACCCGCAGCACCCGAGCCAGTCACCCCCGCGCCGGTGGTCCCCGCGCCGGCACCAGCCCCCGTCCCTGCCCCGTCCCCCGGCGGCTCCAACCAGACCGCCATCTCGGTGGCACTCAGCAAGGTGGGATCACCGTATTTCTACAAGTACGGCGGCTCCGGCCCGCTCGGGTTCGACTGTTCCGGGCTGGTGCAGAACGCGTTCGCCGCTGCCGGCAAATACCTTCCGCGCACGGCGGCCCAGCAGTACGCCCAGGCACCCGTGCACGTGCCCCTCTCCCAGGCGCTGCCCGGTGACCTCCTGGTCTGGGGATCGGCCCCCGATTTCTATCATGTGGGGATCTACCTTGGCGGTGGCCGCGTGGTCCAGGCCCTCAACCCGGAGGATGGCATCACGGTGACGGACCTGGCCTGGATGGCTGGCATGCAGCTCCATCCCACCGTGGCCAGGTACTAG
- a CDS encoding cation diffusion facilitator family transporter: MGHDHSHAHGISATGTGKHRKRLIAVLGITLAVVLIQIIGAVISGSLALLADAGHMLSDAAGVFIALLAAWIATRPASDQRTYGYQRAEVLAALANALVLIVISVLIFTEAVRRIGSAPEVQTDVMLYAAVLGAVANLVSLLILRSAQKESLNVRGAYLEVLGDLLGSFAVIAAAVVIMVTGFQAADTIASMVIAVMILPRAWHLLRDVVDVLLEATPKGVEVQMIREHILSVHGVVSVHDIHIWTITSGVPVFSAHVVVEDAVLSARGADQVLDKLATCLGSHFDTEHCTFQLEPESHSEHESHQHA, encoded by the coding sequence ATGGGACACGACCACAGCCACGCTCACGGCATCTCTGCCACTGGCACGGGCAAGCACCGCAAGCGCCTGATCGCAGTCCTCGGCATCACCCTGGCAGTGGTCCTGATCCAGATCATTGGCGCCGTCATTTCCGGTTCCCTGGCCCTGCTCGCCGACGCCGGCCACATGCTGTCCGACGCCGCCGGCGTGTTCATCGCCCTGCTGGCCGCATGGATTGCCACCCGGCCCGCGAGCGACCAGCGGACCTATGGCTACCAGCGCGCCGAGGTCCTCGCCGCCCTGGCCAACGCGCTGGTGCTGATTGTCATTTCCGTGCTGATCTTCACCGAAGCCGTCCGGCGGATCGGCTCGGCTCCCGAAGTCCAGACCGACGTGATGCTCTACGCCGCTGTCCTGGGCGCCGTGGCCAACCTGGTGTCCTTGCTGATCCTGCGTAGCGCCCAGAAAGAGAGCCTCAATGTGCGGGGTGCCTACCTTGAGGTGCTCGGGGACCTGCTGGGATCGTTCGCCGTCATTGCCGCTGCCGTGGTGATCATGGTGACCGGCTTCCAGGCGGCGGACACCATTGCCTCCATGGTCATCGCCGTGATGATCCTTCCCCGGGCGTGGCACTTGCTCCGCGATGTGGTGGACGTGCTGCTCGAGGCCACCCCCAAGGGCGTCGAGGTCCAAATGATCCGCGAGCACATCCTGTCCGTGCACGGCGTGGTGTCCGTGCACGATATCCACATCTGGACCATCACCTCCGGCGTGCCCGTCTTCTCGGCGCACGTGGTGGTGGAGGACGCCGTTCTCAGCGCACGCGGGGCGGACCAGGTGCTGGACAAGCTCGCCACCTGCCTGGGCTCACACTTCGACACCGAACACTGCACCTTCCAGCTGGAGCCCGAGAGCCACTCCGAGCACGAGTCCCACCAGCACGCCTGA
- a CDS encoding metallopeptidase family protein encodes MPANLPPGLPIVPDGTDNDAPFPMTGADFESAVSDALERIPPEVAKAMDNVAVFIEDDYVPQPGEDPETVLLGLYEGVPLTERDAWWGAGSLPDRITIYRQPILEICSSREEVIQEVAVTVTHEIAHHFGISDERLHELGWD; translated from the coding sequence ATGCCCGCCAACCTGCCGCCCGGCCTGCCGATCGTCCCGGACGGGACGGACAACGACGCACCGTTCCCCATGACCGGGGCGGATTTCGAGTCGGCCGTCAGCGACGCCCTGGAGCGCATCCCGCCGGAGGTGGCCAAGGCCATGGACAACGTAGCCGTGTTCATCGAGGACGACTACGTCCCGCAGCCCGGCGAGGACCCGGAGACGGTACTGCTGGGGCTATACGAAGGCGTTCCGCTCACCGAGCGTGACGCCTGGTGGGGAGCGGGGTCGCTGCCGGACCGGATCACCATCTACCGCCAGCCCATCCTGGAAATCTGCTCCTCCCGGGAAGAAGTGATCCAGGAAGTGGCGGTCACCGTGACGCATGAGATTGCCCACCACTTCGGCATCAGCGACGAACGGCTGCACGAACTCGGCTGGGACTAG
- a CDS encoding DMT family transporter — protein sequence MATTAESGPTPSAGPHEGSPHAAPAPQPPSHGNTSVPLPSPGKTPVNRLGVAAVLVTVVLWASAFVGIRAVGPSFSPGSLTLGRLAIAAVVLGLVVLPKLRILPKGREWWPILAYGVMWFGGYNVALNAAEHLLDAGTAALLINVNPILVAVMAGLLLKEGFPRWLIIGSLIAFAGVAVIALSSGQRSTADVAGVLLCLLAAVLAAVSVIIQKPVLRKFPAAQATWFGIMVGAVCCLPFSGQLVAELQQAPPPATLGLVYLGIFPTAIAFTTWAYALSLIDAGKLAATTYLVPGTTILISWLVLGEVPTVWGLVGGVICLVGVGLTRRKSR from the coding sequence ATGGCAACCACCGCCGAATCCGGCCCCACGCCGTCCGCCGGCCCCCACGAAGGGTCTCCGCACGCCGCACCAGCACCGCAGCCCCCGTCACACGGCAACACCTCCGTGCCGCTTCCCTCCCCAGGCAAGACGCCGGTCAACAGGCTGGGCGTCGCCGCCGTCCTCGTCACCGTGGTCCTCTGGGCCTCCGCGTTCGTGGGCATCCGCGCCGTGGGCCCAAGCTTTTCACCCGGTTCCCTCACCCTGGGACGGCTGGCGATTGCCGCCGTCGTCCTCGGCCTGGTGGTGCTGCCCAAGCTGCGGATACTGCCCAAGGGCCGGGAGTGGTGGCCCATCCTCGCCTACGGCGTGATGTGGTTCGGCGGCTACAACGTAGCCCTCAACGCCGCCGAGCACCTGCTGGACGCCGGCACTGCCGCGCTGCTGATCAACGTCAACCCCATCCTGGTGGCGGTGATGGCCGGCCTGCTGCTCAAGGAGGGTTTCCCGCGCTGGCTGATCATCGGGAGCCTGATAGCGTTCGCCGGCGTCGCGGTAATAGCGCTCAGTTCCGGACAGCGTTCGACGGCGGATGTGGCCGGCGTGCTGCTCTGCCTCCTGGCCGCTGTGCTCGCCGCCGTCAGCGTGATCATCCAGAAGCCGGTGCTGAGGAAGTTCCCCGCGGCCCAGGCCACCTGGTTCGGCATCATGGTGGGTGCAGTCTGTTGCCTGCCGTTCAGCGGCCAGCTGGTGGCCGAGCTGCAGCAGGCTCCGCCCCCGGCCACCCTGGGGCTGGTCTATCTGGGAATCTTCCCGACGGCGATTGCCTTCACCACGTGGGCGTACGCGCTGTCCCTCATCGACGCCGGGAAGCTGGCCGCCACCACGTATCTGGTGCCCGGCACCACCATCCTCATTTCCTGGCTGGTGCTCGGCGAAGTGCCCACTGTGTGGGGCCTTGTGGGCGGCGTGATCTGCCTGGTGGGAGTGGGGCTGACGCGGCGCAAATCCCGCTAG
- a CDS encoding VOC family protein, producing the protein MNPITPRIGTVFVPVSDVEAARDWYCRLLGVPADGEILFGHLYVLPVEGTGLVLDSRIYSQDVVFKVPAFHLDTPDVQAAHTFAVELGADPADIQHGQWFNFRDPDGNALMVCQC; encoded by the coding sequence ATGAATCCGATTACGCCCAGAATTGGCACCGTCTTCGTCCCGGTCAGCGACGTGGAAGCGGCCAGGGACTGGTACTGCCGGCTGCTGGGCGTACCGGCCGACGGCGAGATCCTCTTCGGCCACCTCTATGTGCTGCCGGTTGAGGGCACCGGACTCGTCCTGGACAGCAGGATTTATTCGCAGGACGTCGTTTTCAAGGTGCCCGCCTTTCATCTCGACACCCCAGACGTCCAGGCAGCGCACACTTTTGCGGTTGAACTGGGCGCCGATCCGGCGGACATCCAGCACGGGCAATGGTTCAACTTCCGGGATCCTGACGGCAACGCCCTGATGGTCTGCCAGTGCTAG
- a CDS encoding ArgP/LysG family DNA-binding transcriptional regulator → MIDIHPDQARTLAAIVSQGSFDAAASHLSVTASAVSQRIRALEVAVGRPVLRRTRPIELTDSGQAVVRFARQLEMLSADLADELQPGNPHPDTRLTLVINSDSLHTWALAGLAAVAGTVQLEILREDQDYSLELLRSGAAAAAITATAKPAPGCTSRRLGIMRYLPVCTPAFAGTWFDGGATAESLATAPVIIFDRKDDLQDRYLRRFSRKPVQPPRHYVPAAHEFGEAIRLGMGWGLLPELEIGDDLGQGTLQLMASRSFVDVPLHWQQWRYGSAVLDGVAAAIQGAARVLR, encoded by the coding sequence ATGATTGACATCCATCCGGATCAGGCGCGGACTCTCGCTGCCATCGTCTCGCAGGGGAGTTTCGACGCTGCCGCCAGCCACCTTTCCGTCACTGCCTCCGCCGTGAGCCAGCGCATCCGCGCGCTCGAGGTCGCCGTCGGCCGGCCCGTGCTGAGGAGGACGAGGCCCATCGAACTGACCGACTCCGGCCAGGCCGTGGTGCGGTTCGCCCGGCAGCTCGAAATGCTCTCGGCAGACCTCGCCGATGAACTGCAACCGGGGAATCCGCACCCGGACACCCGCCTCACGCTGGTGATCAACAGCGACTCGCTGCACACCTGGGCGCTGGCCGGGCTGGCCGCGGTGGCAGGCACGGTACAGCTCGAGATCCTGCGCGAGGACCAGGACTATTCGCTGGAGCTCCTTCGCAGCGGGGCAGCGGCGGCGGCCATCACTGCCACCGCCAAACCCGCCCCCGGCTGCACCTCGCGCCGGCTCGGCATTATGCGCTACCTCCCGGTATGCACCCCGGCCTTTGCCGGAACGTGGTTCGACGGCGGTGCGACGGCGGAGTCGCTGGCCACGGCTCCCGTCATCATCTTCGACCGCAAGGACGACCTGCAGGACCGGTACCTGCGCCGGTTCAGCCGAAAACCCGTGCAACCGCCGCGCCACTACGTGCCCGCGGCCCACGAGTTCGGCGAGGCAATCCGGCTGGGCATGGGGTGGGGACTGCTTCCCGAGCTGGAAATCGGCGACGACCTCGGCCAGGGCACGTTGCAGCTGATGGCTTCCAGGTCCTTCGTCGATGTCCCCCTGCACTGGCAGCAGTGGCGCTATGGTTCGGCCGTGCTGGACGGCGTGGCCGCGGCGATCCAGGGTGCTGCGCGCGTGCTGAGGTGA
- a CDS encoding LysE/ArgO family amino acid transporter → MILPVLSGLASGLSLIVAIGAQNAFVLRQGIQRTHVALVIAVCAVSDLVLIVLGVAGIGVVIERAPAVIEVVRWAGAAFLAGYGALAAWRAIRGQVLGQLEPARAVSWVAVLGTGLAFTWLNPHVYLDTVLLLGSLANTHGPDGRWWFAAGAGLASIAWFTALGVGARFLAPVFRRRKAWRILDAVIAAVMLTMAALLVS, encoded by the coding sequence GTGATTCTTCCCGTGCTCTCAGGACTGGCCAGCGGGCTGTCCCTCATTGTCGCCATAGGCGCCCAGAATGCCTTCGTCCTCCGCCAAGGCATCCAGCGCACGCATGTGGCGCTGGTCATCGCGGTCTGCGCCGTCTCGGACCTGGTGCTGATCGTGCTGGGCGTGGCCGGCATCGGCGTCGTCATTGAACGGGCGCCGGCCGTGATCGAGGTGGTGCGCTGGGCGGGGGCCGCTTTCCTGGCGGGCTACGGAGCCCTTGCCGCCTGGCGGGCCATCCGCGGGCAAGTGCTTGGACAGCTTGAACCAGCTCGCGCTGTCAGCTGGGTGGCCGTCCTGGGAACCGGCTTGGCCTTCACCTGGCTGAACCCGCATGTGTACCTCGACACCGTGCTGCTGCTCGGCTCGCTGGCCAATACGCACGGCCCGGACGGCCGGTGGTGGTTCGCCGCCGGCGCAGGACTGGCCAGCATCGCCTGGTTCACGGCCCTGGGTGTCGGTGCACGGTTCCTGGCGCCGGTCTTCCGGCGACGGAAAGCATGGCGCATCCTCGATGCCGTCATCGCCGCCGTCATGCTGACGATGGCCGCCCTTCTGGTCAGCTGA
- a CDS encoding PHP domain-containing protein, translated as MDAVDALNEIAFWLERELAPTFKVQAFRKAAGIIGALDPGEVAARARNGRLKSMKGIGDRTFEVIRQAVDGGVPDYLEGLRQRGQQPLAEGGTELHAALRGDLHSHSDWSDGGSPIELMADAARTLGREYLALTDHSPSLKIANGLSADRLREQLDVVADVNADGGGFRLLAGIEVDILEDGTLDQSPDMLDRLDVVVASVHSKLRSDRRTMTARMMGAINDPHMNVLGHCTGRLLQGSRGTRPQSEFDAERVFAACAEQGVAVEINSRPERQDPPDELIRLALDAGCLFSIDSDAHAPGQLDFLQYGAARAASNGVPAERIVNTWPLDRLLEWSGGGT; from the coding sequence ATGGATGCCGTTGATGCCCTCAATGAGATCGCGTTTTGGCTGGAACGCGAGCTGGCCCCCACGTTCAAGGTCCAGGCCTTCCGGAAAGCGGCCGGGATCATCGGCGCCCTCGATCCGGGCGAGGTCGCGGCCCGGGCGCGCAACGGCCGGTTGAAGAGCATGAAGGGGATCGGGGACCGGACCTTCGAGGTGATCAGGCAGGCGGTGGACGGCGGTGTCCCCGACTACCTCGAGGGCCTGCGCCAACGCGGGCAGCAGCCGCTCGCGGAAGGCGGCACGGAACTGCACGCCGCCTTGCGCGGAGACCTGCACAGCCACAGCGACTGGTCCGACGGCGGGTCTCCGATCGAACTCATGGCCGATGCCGCCCGCACCTTGGGCCGGGAGTACCTTGCCCTGACCGACCACTCCCCCAGCCTCAAGATCGCCAACGGCCTGAGTGCCGACCGGCTTCGGGAACAGCTCGACGTCGTTGCGGACGTTAACGCCGACGGCGGCGGTTTCCGCCTGCTCGCCGGCATCGAGGTGGACATCCTGGAGGACGGGACCCTGGACCAGTCCCCGGACATGCTGGACCGGCTGGACGTTGTGGTGGCGAGCGTCCACTCGAAGCTGCGTTCCGACCGGCGCACCATGACCGCACGGATGATGGGCGCCATCAACGATCCCCACATGAACGTCCTCGGCCACTGCACCGGACGGCTGCTGCAGGGGTCCCGGGGAACGCGGCCCCAGTCGGAGTTCGATGCCGAACGGGTTTTCGCGGCATGCGCCGAGCAGGGTGTCGCCGTCGAAATCAATTCCCGTCCTGAACGGCAGGATCCGCCCGACGAGCTGATCCGGCTGGCCCTCGATGCCGGCTGCCTTTTCAGCATTGACAGCGATGCCCACGCTCCGGGCCAGCTGGATTTCCTGCAGTACGGCGCCGCCCGTGCGGCCTCGAACGGCGTGCCGGCCGAGCGGATCGTCAACACCTGGCCGCTGGACCGCCTGTTGGAGTGGTCCGGCGGCGGCACGTAA